In Antennarius striatus isolate MH-2024 chromosome 8, ASM4005453v1, whole genome shotgun sequence, a single window of DNA contains:
- the pex6 gene encoding peroxisomal ATPase PEX6 — protein MTQSKMAAQVELCCVDSFPPHLSPLDGLMLRSELGSVFRSAADPPTLLLSPQRPDGSAQPGILLLVHPATEEELAGCWADTSPGRASGRRVRLFTSPLFLQHHRLQQLGSTGTARVLEPVSLDRVVLGARCSLLRRPGAQLLPAALLELCRPGRWLLARRGDPLLVPGGNPGQVGPEEPGQVLLTVLDCKPVAQGRITADTSLVVTDWDPPEPPTPRGPPAARGPPTLCVSDFAQLADGLRGGPSLLDNRKLLDGGPWGGLQALEGRLEVRVGDTHRWAGLRSQGGVFVDVDSCVFVGKRLLLQLGLFNQEWVRLWRGGASSRGGGASSQRGGAPRERLVSVQVVDSGPELQPNQEHGVVSRSLWFNLTGGHAPDTPLSVRVKRWSPSPGGRGSDTPCRWACPPWARELRLQPVVTPPRGERLSCDQLLSEHFSTPRLVSVGDVLSVPAGAPPELQEASEGIHRCPVLFFRVQGVCPSAPNQEEGGGAFLADRHHTSLYLGLSTNSSVPWPVGGASEWSSQSPAGLSRAVEVLSAVILPHLRHSSALSGCTVLLHGPAGSGKVTAVSAVSRRLNLHLLKVDAVGLCADTPAAAEARLAVALERADALQPCILLLRNLQLLLGGGAGGGAEEDGRLHGAFCQRLAAAPHSVVVVATVRRRRDLAAGVTAAFVHQVALEEPTAEQRLAALDHLTRDLELDPDISLERLSRVTAGFQLGELRVLLVGAGRSACRRLRQSCAGQREEDLCSSGVTLQDQDFSRALETLQDARSSAVGAPKIPDVRWEDVGGLQRVRGEVLDTVQLPLLTPQLRAPGLTRTGLLLYGPPGTGKTLLAKAVATECSMTFLSVKGPELLNMYVGQSEENVRAVFHRARSAAPCVVFFDELDSLAPSRGRSGDSGGVMDRVVSQLLAELDALQASAGVFVIGATNRPDLLDQSLLRPGRFDKLVYVGLNEDRASQLQVLQAVLRKFQLDSDVDLQEILDQCPAHMTGADLYALCSDAMTAAIKRKVALICDGLDSQNSPLLVSGQDFSAALRSFRPSVSERELLRYQDLHQRLTAC, from the exons ATGACGCAATCCAAGATGGCGGCGCAGGTGGAGCTGTGCTGTGTGGACAGTTTTCCGCCTCACCTGAGCCCTCTGGACGGGCTGATGCTGCGTTCTGAGCTGGGCTCGGTGTTCCGGAGCGCCGCCGACCCGCCGACGCTCCTCCTGAGCCCCCAGAGGCCCGACGGCTCCGCTCAGCCGGGGATTCTCCTGCTCGTCCACCCGGCCACGGAGGAGGAGCTGGCGGGCTGCTGGGCAGACACGTCCCCCGGGCGGGCGTCCGGCCGCCGGGTCCGGCTGTTCACCAGCCCGCTCTTCCTGCAGCACCACCGGCTCCAGCAGCTCGGCAGCACCGGCACCGCCCGGGTCCTGGAGCCCGTCAGTCTGGACCGGGTGGTGCTGGGAGCCCGCTGCTCGCTGCTCCGCCGGCCCGGAGCCCAGCTGCTCCCGGCCGCGCTGCTGGAGCTCTGCCGCCCGGGACGGTGGCTGCTGGCCCGGCGGGGAGACCCGCTGCTGGTCCCGGGGGGCAACCCGGGACAGGTGGGTCCAGAGGAGCCGGGACAG GTGCTGCTGACGGTGTTGGACTGTAAACCCGTCGCTCAGGGACGGATCACCGCCGACACGTCTCTGGTTGTGACGGACTGGGACCCCCCAGAGCCCCCCACGCCCCGTGGACCCCCCGCAGCCCGTGGCCCCCCCACCCTGTGCGTGTCAGACTTCGCTCAATTGGCCGACGGCCTCAGAGGGGGGCCGTCTCTCCTGGacaacaggaagctgctggacGGGGGGCCGTGGGGGGGCCTGCAGGCGCTGGAGGGCCGGCTGGAGGTGCGGGTGGGGGACACGCACCGGTGGGCGGGGCTCCGAAGTCAGGGGGGCGTGTTCGTGGACGTggacagctgtgtgtttgtggggaagcggctgctgctccagctggGGCTGTTCAACCAGGAGTGGGTGAGGctgtggaggggcggggcctcctccagagggggcggggcctcctcTCAAAGGGGTGGGGCCCCCAGAGAGCGGCTGGTGTCGGTGCAGGTGGTGGATTCAGGACCGGAGCTGCAGCCGAACCAGGAGCACGGGGTCGTCTCCAGGAGCCTGTGGTTCAACCTGACAGGAGGCCACGCCCCTGACACGCCCCTCAGCGTCAGGGtcaag agGTGGAGTCCGTCtcctggtgggcggggctctgaTACACCCTGTCGCTGGGCGTGTCCCCCATGGGCCAgggagctccgcctccagccgGTGGTGACTCCGCCCCGCGGCGAGCGTCTGAGCTGCGACCAGCTGCTGTCAGAACATTTCAGCACGCCCAG GCTGGTGTCAGTGGGGGACGTCCTGAGTGTCCCCGCAGGAGCCCCCCCTGAGCTGCAGGAGGCGTCAGAGGGCATCCACAG GTGTCCGGTGCTGTTCTTCAGGGTGCAGGGGGTGTGTCCGTCCGCACCCAACCAggaagaggggggaggagcttTCCTGGCCGACCGACACCACACCTCACTCTACCTG GGCTTGTCCACCAACAGCAGCGTGCCCTGgcctgtgggcggagcttccgAGTGGAGCAGCCAATCGCCTGCAGGCCTCAGCCGGGCGGTGGAGGTCCTGAGCGCCGTCATCCTGCCGCACCTACGCCACAG CTCCGCCCTCTCCGGCTGCACCGTCCTCCTTCACGGTCCGGCAGGAAGTGGGAAGGTGACGGCGGTGAGCGCCGTGAGCCGCCGGCTCAACCTGCACTTGCTGAAG GTGGACGCCGTGGGGCTTTGCGCCGACACGCCGGCGGCCGCTGAGGCGCGGCTGGCGGTGGCGCTGGAGCGGGCCGACGCCCTGCAGCCCTGCATCCTGCTGCTGAGgaacctgcagctgctgctagGGGGCGGAgccgggggcggggctgaggaGGACGGGCGGCTCCACGGCGCCTTCTGCCAGCGGCTGGCCGCCGCCCCCCACAG CGTGGTTGTCGTGGCGACGGTCCGCAGGAGGCGGGACCTGGCTGCGGGCGTTACAGCGGCGTTCGTCCACCAGGTGGCGCTGGAGGAGCCGACCGCCGAGCAGCGGCTCGCCGCGCTGGATCACCTGACCAGGGACCTGGAGCTGGACCCCGACATCAGCCTGGAGCGGCTGTCCAGGGTCACTGCG GGCTTCCAGCTGGGGGAGCTGAGGGTTCTGCTGGTGGGGGCGGGTCGCTCCGCCTGCAGGAGGCTCCGTCAGTCCTG CGCCGGGCAGAGGGAGGAGGACCTGTGCTCCAGCGGGGTGACCCTCCAGGACCAGGACTTCAGCCGTGCCTTGGAGACGCTGCAGGACGCCCGCTCCAGCGCCGTCGGCGCGCCCAAG ATCCCGGACGTGCGCTGGGAGGATGTGGGGGGGCTGCAGCGGGTGAGGGGGGAGGTCCTGGACACGGTCCAGCTGCCCCTGCTGACCCCCCAGCTCCGGGCCCCCGGCCTGACGCGCACCGGCCTGCTGCTCTACGGCCCCCCCGGCACCGGAAAGACCCTGCTGGCCAAAGCCGTGGCCACCGAGTGCTCCATGACCTTCCTCAG CGTTAAAGGGCCGGAGCTCCTCAACATGTACGTGGGGCAGAGCGAGGAGAACGTCCGGGCAG TGTTCCACAGAGCGCGCTCAGCGGCGCCCTGCGTCGTCTTCTTCGACGAGCTGGACTCCCTGgcccccagcagggggcggagtGGAGACTCTGGAGGCGTGATGGACAG GGTCGTCTCCCAGCTGCTGGCCGAACTCGACGCCCTGCAGGCGTCAGCGGGCGTGTTCGTGATCGGAGCCACCAACCGCCCGGATCTGCTGGACCAATCACTGCTGAGGCCcggcag GTTTGACAAGCTGGTCTACGTTGGACTCAATGAGGACCGGGCGTCTCAGCTGCAGGTCCTCCAGGCCGTCCTCAGGAA GTTCCAGTTGGACTCGGATGTGGACCTGCAGGAGATCCTGGACCAGTGTCCGGCTCATATGACTGGTGCCGACCTCTACGCCCTCTGCTCCGACGCCATGACGGCCGCCATCAAGAGGAAGGTCGCCCTCATCTGTGACG GTCTGGACTCCCAGAATTCCCCTCTCCTCGTCTCCGGACAGGATTTCTCCGCCGCCTTGAGGAGCTTCAGGCCGTCGGTGTCGGAGCGGGAGCTGCTGCGGTACCAGGACCTCCACCAGAGGCTCACGGCCTGCTAG
- the LOC137599683 gene encoding potassium voltage-gated channel subfamily H member 1-like isoform X1, which yields MAGGRRGLVAPQNTFLENIVRRSNDTNFVLGNAQIVDWPIVYSNDGFCRLSGFHRAEVMQRSSTCSFMYGELTDQDTVQKVQQTFQNHDTNSFEILMYKKNRLPVWFFVKIAPIRNEQDKVVLFLCTFSDITAFKQPIEDETSKGWGKLARLTRALTSSRGVLQQLAPAVHKGENVHKHSRLAEVLQLGSDILPQYKQETPKTPPHIILHYCLFKTTWDWVILILTFYTAIMVPYNVSFKTRQNNVSWLVVDSIVDVIFLVDIVLNFHTTFVGAGGEVISDPRLIRVNYVRTWFVIDLLSCLPYDVINAFENVDEGISSLFSSLKVVRLLRLGRVARKLDHYIEYGAAVLVLLVCVFGLAAHWLACIWFSIGDYEVIDEDANGVRTDSWLFLLGEAAGTPYRFNATGSGRWEGGPRKDSVYITALYFTMTSLTSIGFGNIAPNTDGEKIFAVAMMMIGSLLYATIFGNVTTIFQQMYANTNRYHEMLNSVRDFLQLYQVPQGLSERVMDYIVSTWSMSRGIDTDKVLHICPKDMRADICVHLNRKVFKEHPAFRLASDGCLRALAVEFQTLHSAPGDLIFHAGESIDSLCFVVSGSLEVIQDDEVVAILGKGDVFGDRSWKEACLAPACANVRALTYCDLHVIKRHALQKVLEFYAAFANHFARNLVLTYNLRKRMIFRKISDVRREEEELLKRKHEAPLNLPPDHPVRRLFQRFRQQREARLALQGGAGDVEKGLVTTETRRGPDVLASTSLVTVSERPATPTAPATPSTAVPRAPGRAVLHAPAAPIRATEAPRGKGWGRLRESVGKAESWRGVSKAESMEMLPDRKPQDGGALKKTDSCDSGITQSDLRLDNEGGARTPPDHSPLQSGPAPEQSPHASLLELKQELRGDIRTLGARMAALEAQLAQMLLLLRARKSSGAFWDVSRPPSPDSDRDSVS from the exons ATGGCGGGAGGACGGCGGGGGCTCGTGGCCCCCCAGAACACCTTCCTGGAGAACATCGTCCGCAGGTCCAACG acACTAACTTCGTCCTGGGGAACGCTCAGATCGTGGACTGGCCCATCGTCTACAGTAACGACGGGTTCTGCCGGTTGTCCGGGTTCCATCGGGCCGAGGTCATGCAGAGGAGCAGCACATGCAG CTTCATGTACGGCGAGCTGACGGACCAGGACACGGTCCAGAAGGTCCAGCAGACCTTCCAGAACCACGACACCAACTCCTTTGAGATCCTGATGTACAAGAAGAACC GGCTGCCAGTTTGGTTCTTCGTGAAGATTGCTCCAATCAGGAACGAGCAGGACAAGGTGGTGCTGTTCCTCTGCACCTTCAGCGACATCACCGCCTTCAAGCAGCCAATCGAGGACGAGACCTCTAAAG GTTGGGGTAAACTGGCCCGTCTGACCCGGGCCCTCACCAGCAGTCGGGGGGTCCTGCAGCAGCTCGCCCCGGCGGTCCACAAAGGAGAGAACGTCCACAAACACTCCCGTCTGGCGGAG gtgcTGCAGCTGGGCTCGGACATCCTCCCCCAGTACAAGCAGGAGACGCCGAAGACGCCCCCCCACATCATCCTGCACTACTGCCTGTTCAAGACCACGTGGGACTGGGTGATCCTGATCCTGACCTTCTACACCGCCATCATGGTGCCCTACAACGTGTCCTTCAAGACGCGCCAGAACAACGTCAGCTGGCTGGTGGTGGACTCCATCGTGGACGTCATCTTCCTGGTGGACATCGTGCTCAACTTCCACACCACCTTcgtgggggcggggggcgaGGTCATTTCCGACCCCCGGCTCATCCGCGTCAACTACGTGCGCACCTGGTTCGTCATCGACCTGCTGTCCTGCCTGCCCTACGACGTCATCAACGCCTTCGAGAACGTGGACGAG GGCATCAGCAGCCTGTTCAGCTCCCTGAAGGTGGTGCGTCTGCTGCGGTTGGGCCGGGTGGCGCGGAAGCTGGACCACTACATCGAGTACGGCGCGGCggtgctggtgctgctggtgtgCGTGTTCGGGCTGGCGGCCCATTGGCTGGCCTGCATCTGGTTCAGCATCGGCGACTACGAGGTCATCGACGAGGACGCCAACGGCGTGCGGACGGACAGCTGGCTGTTCCTGCTGGGGGAGGCGGCGGGCACGCCCTACCGCTTCAACGCCACGGGCTCGGGCCGCTGGGAGGGCGGGCCCAGGAAGGACTCGGTCTACATCACGGCGCTCTACTTCACCATGACCAGCCTGACCAGCATCGGCTTCGGCAACATCGCCCCCAACACCGACGGGGAGAAGATCTTCGCCGTCGCCATGATGATGATCGGAT CGCTGCTGTACGCCACCATCTTCGGGAACGTGACCACCATCTTCCAGCAGATGTACGCCAACACCAACCGCTACCACGAGATGCTGAACAGCGTGCGGGACTTCCTGCAGCTGTACCAGGTCCCCCAGGGCCTCAGCGAGCGCGTCATGGACTACATCGTGTCCACCTGGTCCATGTCCCGGGGCATCGACACCGACAAG GTGCTCCACATCTGCCCTAAGGACATGCGCGCTGACATCTGCGTGCACCTGAACAGGAAGGTGTTCAAGGAGCATCCTGCGTTCCGATTGGCCAGCGACGGCTGCCTGCGGGCGCTGGCGGTGGAGTTCCAGACGCTCCACAGCGCCCCCGGCGACCTCATCTTCCACGCCGGCGAGTCCATCGACAGCCTGTGCTTCGTGGTGTCGGGGTCGCTGGAGGTCATCCAGGACGACGAGGTGGTGGCCATCCTAG gtaagGGGGACGTGTTTGGAGACAGGTCCTGGAAGGAGGCGTGTCTGGCGCCGGCGTGCGCTAACGTGCGCGCGCTGACCTACTGCGACCTCCACGTCATCAAGCGCCACGCCCTCCAGAAGGTGCTGGAGTTCTACGCCGCCTTCGCCAACCACTTCGCCCGCAACCTGGTGCTGACCTACAACCTGAGGAAGAGG ATGATCTTCAGGAAGATCAGCGACGTGAggcgtgaggaggaggagcttctgAAGAGGAAGCACGAGGCGCCGCTGAACCTCCCCCCGGACCACCCCGTCCGCCGGCTGTTCCAGCGGTTCCGGCAGCAGAGGGAGGCGCGGCTCGCCCTGCAGGGCGGGGCCGGCGACGTGGAGAAAGGCCTGGTTACCACGGAGACGCGCCGGGGCCCGGACGTCCTGGCCTCCACCAGCCTGGTCACGGTGTCCGAACGCCCGGCCACGCCCACTGCACCCGCCACGCCCTCCACCGCCGTCCCAAGGGCCCCTGGTCGGGCCGTCCTCCACGCCCCCGCTGCCCCGATCAGGGCGACAGAGGCGCCCCGGGGTAAAGGCTGGGGGCGGCTCAGGGAGTCGGTGGGGAAGGCGGAGTCCTGGAGGGGCGTGTCCAAGGCGGAGTCCATGGAGATGCTGCCCGACAGGAAGCCTCAGGATGGGGGGGCGCTCAAGAAGACCGACTCGTGCGACAGCGGCATCACCCAGAGCGACCTGCGCCTGGACAACGAGGGCGGGGCCAGGACGCCGCCAGACCACAGCCCGCTACAGTCCGGCCCCGCCCCCGAGCAGAGCCCCCACGCCTCCTTGCTGGAGCTGAAGCAGGAGCTGAGGGGGGACATCCGGACCCTGGGCGCCCGCATGGCGGCGCTAGAGGCCCAGCTGGCCcagatgctgctgctcctcaggGCCAGGAAGTCCTCAGGGGCATTCTGGGACGTCTCACGCCCGCCCTCGCCCGACTCCGACAGGGACAGCGTCTCCTAA
- the LOC137599683 gene encoding potassium voltage-gated channel subfamily H member 1-like isoform X2 — protein sequence MAGGRRGLVAPQNTFLENIVRRSNDTNFVLGNAQIVDWPIVYSNDGFCRLSGFHRAEVMQRSSTCSFMYGELTDQDTVQKVQQTFQNHDTNSFEILMYKKNRLPVWFFVKIAPIRNEQDKVVLFLCTFSDITAFKQPIEDETSKGWGKLARLTRALTSSRGVLQQLAPAVHKGENVHKHSRLAEVLQLGSDILPQYKQETPKTPPHIILHYCLFKTTWDWVILILTFYTAIMVPYNVSFKTRQNNVSWLVVDSIVDVIFLVDIVLNFHTTFVGAGGEVISDPRLIRVNYVRTWFVIDLLSCLPYDVINAFENVDEGISSLFSSLKVVRLLRLGRVARKLDHYIEYGAAVLVLLVCVFGLAAHWLACIWFSIGDYEVIDEDANGVRTDSWLFLLGEAAGTPYRFNATGSGRWEGGPRKDSVYITALYFTMTSLTSIGFGNIAPNTDGEKIFAVAMMMIGSLLYATIFGNVTTIFQQMYANTNRYHEMLNSVRDFLQLYQVPQGLSERVMDYIVSTWSMSRGIDTDKEGVQGASCVPIGQRRLPAGAGGGVPDAPQRPRRPHLPRRRVHRQPVLRGVGVAGGHPGRRGKGDVFGDRSWKEACLAPACANVRALTYCDLHVIKRHALQKVLEFYAAFANHFARNLVLTYNLRKRMIFRKISDVRREEEELLKRKHEAPLNLPPDHPVRRLFQRFRQQREARLALQGGAGDVEKGLVTTETRRGPDVLASTSLVTVSERPATPTAPATPSTAVPRAPGRAVLHAPAAPIRATEAPRGKGWGRLRESVGKAESWRGVSKAESMEMLPDRKPQDGGALKKTDSCDSGITQSDLRLDNEGGARTPPDHSPLQSGPAPEQSPHASLLELKQELRGDIRTLGARMAALEAQLAQMLLLLRARKSSGAFWDVSRPPSPDSDRDSVS from the exons ATGGCGGGAGGACGGCGGGGGCTCGTGGCCCCCCAGAACACCTTCCTGGAGAACATCGTCCGCAGGTCCAACG acACTAACTTCGTCCTGGGGAACGCTCAGATCGTGGACTGGCCCATCGTCTACAGTAACGACGGGTTCTGCCGGTTGTCCGGGTTCCATCGGGCCGAGGTCATGCAGAGGAGCAGCACATGCAG CTTCATGTACGGCGAGCTGACGGACCAGGACACGGTCCAGAAGGTCCAGCAGACCTTCCAGAACCACGACACCAACTCCTTTGAGATCCTGATGTACAAGAAGAACC GGCTGCCAGTTTGGTTCTTCGTGAAGATTGCTCCAATCAGGAACGAGCAGGACAAGGTGGTGCTGTTCCTCTGCACCTTCAGCGACATCACCGCCTTCAAGCAGCCAATCGAGGACGAGACCTCTAAAG GTTGGGGTAAACTGGCCCGTCTGACCCGGGCCCTCACCAGCAGTCGGGGGGTCCTGCAGCAGCTCGCCCCGGCGGTCCACAAAGGAGAGAACGTCCACAAACACTCCCGTCTGGCGGAG gtgcTGCAGCTGGGCTCGGACATCCTCCCCCAGTACAAGCAGGAGACGCCGAAGACGCCCCCCCACATCATCCTGCACTACTGCCTGTTCAAGACCACGTGGGACTGGGTGATCCTGATCCTGACCTTCTACACCGCCATCATGGTGCCCTACAACGTGTCCTTCAAGACGCGCCAGAACAACGTCAGCTGGCTGGTGGTGGACTCCATCGTGGACGTCATCTTCCTGGTGGACATCGTGCTCAACTTCCACACCACCTTcgtgggggcggggggcgaGGTCATTTCCGACCCCCGGCTCATCCGCGTCAACTACGTGCGCACCTGGTTCGTCATCGACCTGCTGTCCTGCCTGCCCTACGACGTCATCAACGCCTTCGAGAACGTGGACGAG GGCATCAGCAGCCTGTTCAGCTCCCTGAAGGTGGTGCGTCTGCTGCGGTTGGGCCGGGTGGCGCGGAAGCTGGACCACTACATCGAGTACGGCGCGGCggtgctggtgctgctggtgtgCGTGTTCGGGCTGGCGGCCCATTGGCTGGCCTGCATCTGGTTCAGCATCGGCGACTACGAGGTCATCGACGAGGACGCCAACGGCGTGCGGACGGACAGCTGGCTGTTCCTGCTGGGGGAGGCGGCGGGCACGCCCTACCGCTTCAACGCCACGGGCTCGGGCCGCTGGGAGGGCGGGCCCAGGAAGGACTCGGTCTACATCACGGCGCTCTACTTCACCATGACCAGCCTGACCAGCATCGGCTTCGGCAACATCGCCCCCAACACCGACGGGGAGAAGATCTTCGCCGTCGCCATGATGATGATCGGAT CGCTGCTGTACGCCACCATCTTCGGGAACGTGACCACCATCTTCCAGCAGATGTACGCCAACACCAACCGCTACCACGAGATGCTGAACAGCGTGCGGGACTTCCTGCAGCTGTACCAGGTCCCCCAGGGCCTCAGCGAGCGCGTCATGGACTACATCGTGTCCACCTGGTCCATGTCCCGGGGCATCGACACCGACAAG GAAGGTGTTCAAGGAGCATCCTGCGTTCCGATTGGCCAGCGACGGCTGCCTGCGGGCGCTGGCGGTGGAGTTCCAGACGCTCCACAGCGCCCCCGGCGACCTCATCTTCCACGCCGGCGAGTCCATCGACAGCCTGTGCTTCGTGGTGTCGGGGTCGCTGGAGGTCATCCAGGACGACGAG gtaagGGGGACGTGTTTGGAGACAGGTCCTGGAAGGAGGCGTGTCTGGCGCCGGCGTGCGCTAACGTGCGCGCGCTGACCTACTGCGACCTCCACGTCATCAAGCGCCACGCCCTCCAGAAGGTGCTGGAGTTCTACGCCGCCTTCGCCAACCACTTCGCCCGCAACCTGGTGCTGACCTACAACCTGAGGAAGAGG ATGATCTTCAGGAAGATCAGCGACGTGAggcgtgaggaggaggagcttctgAAGAGGAAGCACGAGGCGCCGCTGAACCTCCCCCCGGACCACCCCGTCCGCCGGCTGTTCCAGCGGTTCCGGCAGCAGAGGGAGGCGCGGCTCGCCCTGCAGGGCGGGGCCGGCGACGTGGAGAAAGGCCTGGTTACCACGGAGACGCGCCGGGGCCCGGACGTCCTGGCCTCCACCAGCCTGGTCACGGTGTCCGAACGCCCGGCCACGCCCACTGCACCCGCCACGCCCTCCACCGCCGTCCCAAGGGCCCCTGGTCGGGCCGTCCTCCACGCCCCCGCTGCCCCGATCAGGGCGACAGAGGCGCCCCGGGGTAAAGGCTGGGGGCGGCTCAGGGAGTCGGTGGGGAAGGCGGAGTCCTGGAGGGGCGTGTCCAAGGCGGAGTCCATGGAGATGCTGCCCGACAGGAAGCCTCAGGATGGGGGGGCGCTCAAGAAGACCGACTCGTGCGACAGCGGCATCACCCAGAGCGACCTGCGCCTGGACAACGAGGGCGGGGCCAGGACGCCGCCAGACCACAGCCCGCTACAGTCCGGCCCCGCCCCCGAGCAGAGCCCCCACGCCTCCTTGCTGGAGCTGAAGCAGGAGCTGAGGGGGGACATCCGGACCCTGGGCGCCCGCATGGCGGCGCTAGAGGCCCAGCTGGCCcagatgctgctgctcctcaggGCCAGGAAGTCCTCAGGGGCATTCTGGGACGTCTCACGCCCGCCCTCGCCCGACTCCGACAGGGACAGCGTCTCCTAA